AACAAAATTAGGAAACATTCTTCGGATTTCGTTTATTTTCCAGTCCGTATAAATAATTTATTCTTTCTATTTTCACTTTATTATATTTGTAATTCCCTTTATATAAAATCAGCTTGAAAAATTATTTTTTATTTCTCTTAATCCTTATAGTAAACTTTCCGGTTTTTGCATTGGAAAATACCGATGTTATTTTAAAAGAATTAAATAATGCGATAAAAAATAAGCAGCAATATGTAAAACTTAAAGAAGAAAGAATTCTGAATTTTAAGAAAATAAAATCGGATAATCTTACGCCAGAACAAGAATATAATTACAACAAAACCTTATATCTCGAATACCAAAAATTAAACTCAGATTCGGCTATTCGATACGTTAAAAAGAATCTAAGAATAGCAGAACAACTGCAAAACAAAGAACTTTTTAATTTGGCGCAGCTGCAGCTGGTAACACTTTATTCTTCATCAGGAAAATACCGCGAATCTGAAGCCCTTTTAAAAAGTATAAACAAAAAGAATCTGGCAGTTTCGCTGCTTCCCAATTATTATATTTCGTATCGGGAGTTTTTTGAACATTATGCTGCGAATAGTGATAATCGAGAATACAGAAAACAAATAGGAAAATATCGAGATTCGTTACTAAGTGTTTTAAATCCAAATACACTCGAATATCAAATCAATAGAATTCAGCAGGATATCTTTATCCATAAAAAGTTCGAAAAACCGAAAAAGGAATTACTCGTTTTATTGAATAAAATAAAAGAAGAAGATCCGCAGTATGCTATGATTACCTATTTGCTGGGGAAAATTGCAGAGGCAACCCATCAATTAGAAGAAAGAAAGAAATACTACGCGCTTTCTGCCACTTCGGACATTAAAAACGCCAATAAAGACAATGCTTCACTGCAGGAATTAGCATTGGTTTTTTATGAAATGGGCGATGTCGACATGGCTTATAAACTCACGCAATCTGCAATTGAAGATGCATTGTACTGCAATGTCCAATTTAGAACTTTATTGATGTCAGAAGTATATTCGATTATCAATACCGTTTATTTAGAGCGTGAAGCACAAAGAAAAAGCGAATTGCAGATTTATCTCCTTTGTATTAGTCTGCTTTCTCTGTTTTTGCTGGTTGCAATTATCTACGTTTACAAGCAGATGAAAAAGGTTTCGAGAATTAGA
The Flavobacterium humidisoli DNA segment above includes these coding regions:
- a CDS encoding DUF6377 domain-containing protein, whose translation is MKNYFLFLLILIVNFPVFALENTDVILKELNNAIKNKQQYVKLKEERILNFKKIKSDNLTPEQEYNYNKTLYLEYQKLNSDSAIRYVKKNLRIAEQLQNKELFNLAQLQLVTLYSSSGKYRESEALLKSINKKNLAVSLLPNYYISYREFFEHYAANSDNREYRKQIGKYRDSLLSVLNPNTLEYQINRIQQDIFIHKKFEKPKKELLVLLNKIKEEDPQYAMITYLLGKIAEATHQLEERKKYYALSATSDIKNANKDNASLQELALVFYEMGDVDMAYKLTQSAIEDALYCNVQFRTLLMSEVYSIINTVYLEREAQRKSELQIYLLCISLLSLFLLVAIIYVYKQMKKVSRIRSELYETSQKLAELNKDISETNSQLQESNLQLSESNLVKEEYIAHFFNLCSTYINKLENYRIILNKKATAKQFDEVYKILKSTTLVDNELEELYKNFDIIFLNLYPTFVKDFNALLIPEEQIVLKQNELLNTELRIFALIRLGITDSVKIAAFLRYSLSTIYNYRTRARNKAAVSRNDFEEMVMKIGSMALKG